From Streptomyces yatensis, one genomic window encodes:
- a CDS encoding DUF899 domain-containing protein has protein sequence MKTPPIVSPQEWEAARRQLLDEEKRLTRARDALAAKRRRMPWLAVEKAYAFEGPEGRVSLLDLFQGRRQLIVYRAFFEPVVYGWPDHACRGCSMVADHVGNLAHLNARDTTLVFASRAPQPEIEQVKERMGWTMPWYTITDDFDADFGVDEWHGTNAFIRDGDRVFRTYFINARGDEALGSTWSYLDMTALGRQEEWEDSPKDYPKTPPYEWWNWHDAYDDAAPAPEWVAQTRRGTQAQPG, from the coding sequence ATGAAGACACCTCCGATCGTCTCGCCGCAGGAGTGGGAGGCCGCGCGCCGGCAGCTGCTCGACGAGGAGAAGCGGCTCACCCGCGCCCGTGACGCGCTGGCCGCCAAGCGCCGGCGGATGCCGTGGCTGGCGGTGGAGAAGGCGTACGCGTTCGAGGGTCCCGAGGGCCGGGTGAGTCTGCTCGACCTGTTCCAGGGGCGCCGTCAGCTGATCGTCTACCGCGCCTTCTTCGAGCCCGTCGTCTACGGCTGGCCCGACCATGCCTGCCGCGGCTGCTCCATGGTCGCCGACCACGTGGGCAACCTCGCTCATCTCAACGCCCGCGACACCACCCTGGTCTTCGCCTCGCGCGCCCCGCAGCCGGAGATCGAGCAGGTGAAGGAGCGGATGGGCTGGACGATGCCCTGGTACACGATCACCGACGACTTCGACGCCGACTTCGGTGTGGACGAATGGCACGGCACGAACGCGTTCATCCGCGACGGCGACCGCGTATTCCGCACCTACTTCATCAACGCCCGCGGTGACGAGGCGCTGGGGAGCACCTGGAGCTACCTCGACATGACCGCGCTCGGGCGGCAGGAGGAGTGGGAGGACTCGCCGAAGGACTACCCCAAGACCCCGCCGTACGAATGGTGGAACTGGCACGACGCGTACGACGACGCCGCGCCGGCGCCGGAATGGGTCGCCCAGACCCGACGGGGCACCCAGGCCCAGCCGGGCTGA
- a CDS encoding DUF4232 domain-containing protein, with product MSHRITLRHARKVAAAAVVAVAAFGLTACQDNADAGGGDSSSAASSSSGGSDSSDSGSSGSSGSSDSGSSGSGSSGSGGGGNAGSDACATSQLAFRSTHGMGEGTLIVDLKNTGSATCTLQGFPGVDLKSKNGTLSAKRSDLAAPKTSVKPGEETRFTLHYPPNTSGGSGETFTTLVVTPPNETHSHSLPVSINVPVTDGSGSEIKVDPVGTGK from the coding sequence ATGTCGCACCGCATCACTCTTCGTCACGCTCGCAAGGTCGCCGCCGCCGCGGTCGTCGCAGTCGCCGCGTTCGGTCTGACCGCGTGCCAGGACAACGCGGATGCCGGCGGCGGCGACTCGTCCTCCGCGGCCTCGTCGAGCTCCGGCGGTTCGGACTCCTCCGACTCGGGTTCCTCCGGCTCCTCGGGCTCCTCGGACAGCGGCTCCTCCGGTTCGGGTTCCTCGGGCTCCGGTGGTGGCGGCAATGCCGGTTCCGACGCCTGCGCCACCTCGCAGCTCGCCTTCCGCAGCACCCACGGCATGGGCGAGGGCACCCTGATCGTCGACCTCAAGAACACCGGCTCGGCCACCTGCACGCTGCAGGGCTTCCCCGGCGTCGACCTGAAGAGCAAGAACGGCACCCTGAGCGCCAAGCGCAGCGACCTCGCCGCGCCGAAGACGAGCGTCAAGCCGGGCGAGGAGACCCGCTTCACGCTCCACTACCCGCCGAACACCTCCGGTGGCTCCGGCGAGACCTTCACCACGCTCGTCGTCACCCCGCCCAACGAGACCCACTCGCACTCCCTGCCCGTCAGCATCAACGTCCCCGTCACCGACGGCTCCGGCTCCGAGATCAAGGTGGACCCCGTCGGCACCGGTAAGTAG
- a CDS encoding NUDIX hydrolase, with protein sequence MATADHAVTHVLTGYRPKTTAECVDLERVLGVVEAGGAPWDRSTPLHITASALIVHPDSGRVLLRWHQRQQSWLLVGGHGDPGEYDPLAIALREGREETGLPDLAPWPDADVRHLVIVPVPANSREPAHEHADVRYVLSTGVPEAVRPEKPDAPLRWLTPDEARMAITEANVLDTLSRVEPLLPRG encoded by the coding sequence ATGGCCACAGCCGACCACGCAGTCACCCATGTCCTTACGGGCTACCGGCCGAAGACCACCGCGGAATGCGTCGACCTCGAGCGGGTGCTCGGCGTTGTCGAGGCGGGCGGCGCCCCCTGGGACCGGTCGACGCCCCTCCACATCACCGCATCCGCCCTGATCGTGCACCCGGACAGCGGCCGTGTGCTGCTGCGCTGGCACCAGCGCCAGCAGTCGTGGCTGCTGGTCGGCGGGCATGGCGACCCGGGCGAGTACGACCCGCTCGCCATCGCCCTGCGGGAGGGGCGGGAGGAGACGGGGCTGCCCGACCTGGCCCCGTGGCCGGACGCGGACGTACGGCATCTGGTGATCGTTCCGGTCCCCGCGAACAGCCGGGAGCCGGCGCATGAACACGCCGATGTGCGCTATGTGCTGTCCACCGGCGTTCCCGAGGCGGTACGGCCGGAGAAGCCGGACGCGCCGCTGCGCTGGCTGACGCCGGACGAGGCGCGGATGGCGATCACCGAGGCCAATGTTCTGGACACGCTGTCCCGGGTGGAGCCCCTGCTCCCGCGTGGTTAA
- a CDS encoding nuclear transport factor 2 family protein: MSSAAPTTTRALVAELLRRIGEGDPERIAELYAERSDWKLDWPEAEHGRPATPWIRHRSTRADVAAHFRELAHHHVPEQAATEVERVLVDGDDAVVLGEIRQTARATGRAYRARFALHLTLEGGLVTRHHVYEDSLAVAQAFSTTQDD; the protein is encoded by the coding sequence ATGTCCTCGGCCGCACCCACGACCACCCGCGCCCTGGTGGCGGAACTGTTGCGCCGCATCGGTGAGGGCGACCCCGAGCGCATCGCCGAGCTGTACGCCGAGCGCAGCGACTGGAAGCTGGACTGGCCGGAGGCCGAGCACGGCCGCCCCGCCACCCCGTGGATTCGCCACCGCTCCACCCGCGCGGACGTGGCCGCCCACTTCCGGGAGCTGGCCCATCACCATGTGCCCGAGCAGGCGGCCACCGAGGTCGAACGCGTCCTGGTCGACGGCGACGACGCGGTCGTGCTGGGCGAGATCCGCCAGACCGCCCGGGCCACCGGACGCGCCTATCGCGCGCGGTTCGCCCTGCATCTCACCCTCGAGGGCGGTCTCGTCACCCGGCACCACGTCTACGAGGACAGCCTCGCCGTGGCCCAGGCCTTCAGCACGACACAGGACGATTAA
- a CDS encoding DUF5335 family protein produces the protein MAGSTTFDRGEWRTTLDQVTAEHEGELATIEVLDPSVGHQYEAERLPFSSLSYDPKDDTVIGAVGGKSPRYPVVLRHMVWHPTEVDVATEDIPEAAVRVVAPDGSTTLITFYPEESGT, from the coding sequence ATGGCCGGTTCCACAACGTTCGATCGCGGGGAGTGGCGGACCACGCTCGATCAGGTCACGGCCGAGCACGAGGGGGAACTCGCCACCATCGAGGTGCTGGACCCGTCCGTCGGGCATCAGTACGAGGCCGAGCGGCTGCCCTTCTCCTCCCTCAGCTACGACCCGAAGGACGACACGGTGATCGGTGCCGTCGGCGGGAAGTCGCCGCGGTATCCGGTGGTGCTGCGGCACATGGTGTGGCATCCCACCGAGGTCGACGTGGCCACGGAGGACATCCCGGAGGCCGCCGTCCGCGTCGTCGCGCCGGACGGGAGCACCACCTTGATCACCTTCTATCCGGAGGAGTCCGGGACGTAA
- a CDS encoding sulfite exporter TauE/SafE family protein — MGIDSAALLVSAGVASGLAGSIAGLASLFSYPALLAVGLPPVAANVTNTVALFSNTVGTAAGSRAELRGQRDRLLRLGVIAALGGAVGAALLLGTPSSAFETVVPWLIALGSVLILVRDPLRRLVASRSPSLAHTARPTLPLACAVLLVGLYGGYFGAASGVLMLAVLSLSATEPLPVTNAVKNIATGAANVTAAVAYVAVAPVNWAAAVALGLGALLGSRLGPVVVRRLPETPLRIAIALGGLGLAISLWH; from the coding sequence ATGGGCATCGACTCGGCGGCGCTGCTGGTGTCGGCCGGGGTGGCCTCCGGGCTCGCCGGTTCGATCGCGGGGCTGGCCTCGCTGTTCAGCTATCCGGCGCTGCTCGCGGTGGGCCTGCCGCCGGTGGCCGCCAATGTGACCAACACGGTGGCCCTGTTCTCCAACACCGTCGGCACCGCGGCGGGATCCCGCGCCGAACTCCGCGGCCAGCGGGACCGTCTCCTCCGACTGGGCGTCATCGCGGCGCTCGGCGGCGCGGTCGGGGCCGCCCTGCTGCTGGGAACCCCGTCCTCCGCCTTCGAGACCGTCGTACCGTGGCTGATCGCCCTCGGCTCGGTGCTGATCCTGGTCCGCGATCCACTCCGCCGGCTCGTGGCCTCCCGCTCGCCCTCCCTCGCCCATACGGCTCGGCCCACCCTCCCGCTCGCCTGCGCGGTCCTGCTGGTCGGCCTGTACGGCGGCTACTTCGGCGCGGCCTCGGGCGTCCTGATGCTGGCGGTGCTCTCGCTCTCCGCCACGGAACCCCTCCCGGTCACCAACGCCGTCAAGAACATCGCCACGGGCGCCGCGAATGTGACGGCGGCCGTCGCCTACGTCGCCGTCGCCCCCGTGAACTGGGCCGCCGCCGTAGCCCTCGGCCTCGGCGCCCTCCTCGGCAGCCGGCTCGGCCCCGTGGTCGTCCGCCGCCTGCCCGAAACCCCGCTCCGGATCGCCATCGCCCTCGGCGGCCTGGGCCTGGCCATCTCCCTGTGGCACTAG
- a CDS encoding DUF4232 domain-containing protein — MNVTAYRRGRTVRTIAASMLAVAALGLTAACGGSEDGGSDNAGKANASASAPADKTAKTDKAAKGGNAGAEEAKDAKTQAQKAGAGSDEEPIGDCDINKTVFSVQKVKNPINHMLLKATNGAGVDCKLVGYPGLKFGENAQAATPVNEESRPQSVVVLAPGESTYAGITTSAGDGSGAEGSEVNSLEVFIDGSEDPTSVELPGGSVYIDSAAQVTYWQTTAQDALTW, encoded by the coding sequence ATGAACGTCACCGCTTACCGCCGCGGCCGCACCGTCCGTACCATCGCCGCCTCCATGCTGGCCGTTGCCGCGCTCGGCCTGACCGCGGCGTGCGGCGGTAGCGAGGACGGAGGCTCGGACAACGCGGGCAAGGCGAACGCGTCGGCCTCGGCCCCGGCGGACAAGACGGCCAAGACGGATAAGGCGGCCAAGGGCGGCAACGCGGGCGCCGAGGAGGCCAAGGACGCGAAGACGCAGGCCCAGAAGGCCGGGGCGGGGTCCGACGAGGAGCCGATCGGCGACTGCGACATCAACAAGACGGTCTTCTCCGTCCAGAAGGTCAAGAACCCGATCAACCACATGCTGCTCAAGGCGACCAACGGGGCCGGTGTGGACTGCAAGCTGGTCGGCTACCCCGGGCTGAAGTTCGGTGAGAACGCGCAGGCCGCCACGCCGGTGAACGAGGAGAGCCGGCCGCAGTCCGTCGTCGTGCTCGCCCCGGGCGAGAGCACCTATGCGGGCATCACCACCTCCGCGGGGGACGGCTCGGGTGCGGAGGGCAGCGAGGTCAACTCGCTCGAGGTGTTCATCGACGGCAGCGAGGACCCCACGAGCGTCGAACTGCCCGGCGGCTCGGTCTACATCGACAGCGCCGCCCAGGTCACGTACTGGCAGACGACCGCGCAGGACGCCCTGACCTGGTAG
- a CDS encoding serine/threonine-protein kinase yields the protein MPLATGDPESIGGYALVDRLGSGGMGVVYLGRSASGRQVALKLVHEQYAQDEEFRTRFRQEVAAARRVSGAFTAPVVDADPEADRPWMATLYVPGRTLSEVVRKNGPLDGHTLRTLGLGLVEALREIHRAGVVHRDLKPANILMAEDGPRVIDFGISRAVDSQTLTVTIGRVLGTPPFMSPEQLRSPRDVTAASDVFSLGSLLVFAARGSSPFESDSPYLSGYQVMYEHPTLEEVPAPLRGIAERCLAKEPEARPKLDELHHMLRALPDFPAAERVETAGAPGAGAPVGPPVGPPAPSAHAPRPDSRPAPRPPGSQPPSSQPPGPGSTAPRRGARRRLVVTSAGVALAVTGLTVAAAVFAPDMTESSGDASAASATAPSQKPASLPEGWKPWRTDLRVETDGPPLVYQQSGCVPANGRALYCGGNGFTIAKVDAATGRVLWRWGTRPQAARPIGVRDGIAYAYRAPEGGHRSVVALDAATKRERWEQPINGSAPAELFRGGVLTLSPDGNQLVAYGTSGERLWQSPAPQGKYCEPTVLGGEPYGLCAPTADDGLAAEGPYELLRFDVSDGKRHELTTLPKKTLTIGAATGKPLFLIPQTAKEVYDSGYERPYTSMLRVDPGTGETKRIPLRRPVLGEPTLLRGVVYFVRANGTVTAVSADSGRELWQRATETENLSAPVLSRRYGQLYFSNRFGRLLALNVDDGTEAWRTAALDNPGTAAEDTEPRVVLVQDAIVGTAGDTVFSVRPDRPSARPPS from the coding sequence ATGCCGCTGGCCACCGGGGATCCGGAATCCATAGGCGGCTACGCCCTGGTCGACCGGCTGGGGTCGGGCGGCATGGGCGTCGTCTATCTCGGGCGTTCGGCGTCGGGGCGGCAGGTCGCGCTCAAGCTGGTCCATGAGCAGTACGCGCAGGACGAGGAGTTCCGGACCCGTTTCCGGCAGGAGGTCGCGGCGGCGCGCCGGGTGAGCGGGGCGTTCACCGCACCCGTCGTGGACGCCGATCCGGAGGCCGACCGGCCGTGGATGGCCACGCTGTATGTGCCGGGGCGCACCCTCTCCGAGGTCGTACGGAAGAACGGCCCCCTGGACGGGCACACCTTGCGGACGCTCGGCCTCGGACTGGTCGAGGCGCTGCGCGAGATCCACCGGGCCGGGGTGGTGCACCGGGATCTGAAGCCCGCCAACATCCTGATGGCCGAGGACGGGCCGCGCGTCATCGACTTCGGCATCTCCCGCGCCGTCGACAGCCAGACGCTCACCGTCACCATCGGGCGGGTGCTCGGCACCCCGCCGTTCATGTCGCCGGAGCAGCTGCGCAGTCCGCGGGACGTCACGGCGGCGTCGGATGTGTTCTCGCTGGGGTCGCTGCTGGTGTTCGCGGCGCGGGGCAGCAGCCCGTTCGAGTCCGACAGCCCCTATCTGTCGGGCTACCAGGTGATGTACGAGCATCCGACGCTGGAGGAGGTCCCGGCGCCACTGCGGGGCATCGCCGAACGCTGTCTGGCCAAGGAGCCGGAGGCCCGGCCGAAACTGGACGAACTGCACCATATGCTGCGGGCGCTGCCGGACTTCCCGGCGGCGGAGCGCGTCGAAACGGCCGGTGCTCCCGGAGCCGGCGCCCCTGTAGGTCCCCCTGTAGGTCCCCCCGCCCCCTCGGCCCACGCTCCCCGGCCCGACTCGCGGCCCGCTCCCCGGCCCCCCGGTTCGCAGCCCCCCAGCTCGCAGCCCCCCGGCCCGGGGAGCACCGCACCGAGGCGGGGAGCTCGGCGGCGGCTCGTCGTCACCTCCGCCGGGGTGGCCCTGGCCGTCACCGGGCTGACCGTCGCGGCGGCGGTCTTCGCCCCGGACATGACGGAGTCGTCGGGCGACGCGTCCGCCGCCTCCGCCACCGCGCCGTCCCAGAAGCCCGCCTCGCTCCCCGAGGGCTGGAAGCCGTGGCGGACGGATCTGCGGGTCGAGACCGACGGGCCGCCCCTCGTCTACCAGCAGTCCGGATGTGTCCCGGCCAACGGCCGCGCCCTGTACTGCGGCGGAAACGGGTTCACCATCGCCAAGGTCGACGCCGCCACCGGCCGCGTCCTGTGGCGCTGGGGCACCCGCCCCCAGGCGGCGCGCCCGATCGGGGTGCGGGACGGAATCGCCTACGCCTACCGGGCGCCGGAGGGCGGCCACCGGTCGGTGGTGGCCCTGGACGCCGCCACCAAGCGAGAGCGGTGGGAGCAGCCGATCAACGGCTCGGCGCCGGCGGAGCTGTTCCGCGGCGGGGTGCTGACGCTGTCGCCGGACGGCAATCAGCTCGTCGCCTACGGGACGTCGGGTGAGCGGCTGTGGCAGTCGCCGGCGCCCCAGGGGAAGTACTGCGAGCCGACGGTGCTGGGCGGCGAACCGTACGGCCTGTGCGCACCCACGGCCGACGACGGCCTGGCCGCCGAGGGCCCGTACGAACTGCTGCGGTTCGACGTCTCCGACGGCAAGCGGCACGAACTCACCACGCTTCCGAAGAAGACGCTGACCATCGGCGCGGCCACCGGCAAGCCGCTGTTCCTGATACCGCAGACCGCGAAGGAGGTGTACGACTCGGGGTACGAGCGCCCGTACACGTCCATGCTCCGGGTCGATCCGGGCACCGGCGAGACCAAGCGGATCCCGCTGCGCCGCCCCGTGCTGGGTGAGCCGACCCTGCTGCGCGGCGTCGTCTACTTCGTCCGTGCCAACGGCACGGTCACCGCGGTGTCGGCGGACAGCGGCCGGGAGCTGTGGCAGCGGGCCACGGAGACGGAGAACCTGTCCGCGCCCGTGCTGTCCAGGCGGTACGGGCAGCTCTACTTCTCCAACCGCTTCGGCCGGCTGCTGGCGCTGAACGTGGACGACGGCACGGAGGCGTGGCGTACGGCCGCGCTGGACAATCCCGGGACGGCGGCGGAGGACACCGAGCCGAGGGTGGTGCTGGTCCAGGACGCGATCGTGGGGACGGCCGGGGACACGGTGTTCTCCGTGCGCCCGGACCGTCCCTCGGCGCGGCCCCCGTCCTGA
- a CDS encoding hemolysin family protein gives MTVLQLAIGALTLLTNAFFVGAEFALISVRRSQIEPRAQAGEKRARGVLWALEHLSALMATAQLGITISSLALGAVAEPAIAHLLEPVFDAVHVPHALVHPIAFVVALTAATYLHMLIGEMVPKNIALAAPERTALLLGPPLVALTRLLRPVVFGVNAFANAVLRLLKVEPKDEVEAVFTDDELIRLVRDSSDAGLLDKSGGDRLRDALELGTRRVGDILVPVGAMVTVDHRVTPAELERRAAASGYSRLPVTGPGGAILGYLHIKDTLGALDRDRPFPHTAVHTIPRVRADTPLDDTLTTMRATGTHLAAVTADTGTAVLGFVTMTDVLDELVGPAPA, from the coding sequence ATGACCGTCCTCCAACTCGCCATCGGCGCCCTCACCCTCCTCACCAACGCCTTCTTCGTCGGCGCCGAATTCGCCCTGATCTCCGTGCGCCGCAGCCAGATCGAACCGCGCGCGCAGGCGGGGGAGAAGCGGGCGCGCGGTGTGCTGTGGGCGCTGGAGCACCTGTCCGCGCTGATGGCCACGGCCCAGCTCGGCATCACCATCTCCTCCCTCGCCCTGGGCGCGGTCGCCGAACCGGCCATCGCCCATCTGCTGGAGCCCGTCTTCGACGCCGTCCATGTGCCGCACGCCCTGGTGCATCCGATCGCCTTCGTCGTCGCGCTCACGGCGGCCACGTATCTGCACATGCTGATCGGCGAGATGGTCCCCAAGAACATCGCCCTGGCCGCCCCCGAGCGCACCGCACTCCTCCTCGGCCCGCCCCTGGTGGCCCTCACCCGCCTTCTGCGCCCGGTCGTCTTCGGCGTCAACGCCTTCGCCAACGCCGTGCTGCGGCTGCTGAAGGTCGAGCCCAAGGACGAGGTCGAGGCGGTCTTCACCGACGACGAACTCATCCGGCTGGTACGGGACTCCAGCGACGCCGGGCTGCTCGACAAGTCCGGCGGCGACCGGCTGCGCGACGCGCTGGAACTGGGCACCCGGCGGGTCGGCGACATCCTCGTCCCCGTCGGCGCGATGGTCACCGTCGACCATCGCGTCACCCCCGCCGAACTGGAACGCAGGGCGGCCGCCTCCGGCTACTCGCGTCTGCCGGTCACCGGCCCCGGCGGCGCCATCCTGGGCTACCTCCACATCAAGGACACCCTCGGGGCCCTCGACCGGGACCGCCCGTTCCCGCATACCGCCGTCCACACCATCCCCCGCGTGCGGGCGGACACCCCGCTGGACGACACCCTCACCACCATGCGCGCCACCGGCACCCACCTGGCCGCCGTGACGGCCGACACCGGTACGGCGGTCCTCGGTTTCGTCACGATGACGGACGTCCTGGACGAACTCGTGGGCCCGGCCCCGGCGTAA
- a CDS encoding hemolysin family protein: MTEILLLLLALALTLACALFVAAEFSLTTVERGELERAAEAGERGADSALMAVRRLTFQLSGAQLGITVTSLVIGMLAEPSLAALLRSPLTALGLPEGAASTTALVLGVALSTVVLMVAGELVPKNWAISRPLHVAKAVAAPQRAFTAAFAPLIHHLNNTANRLVRRLGLEPAEELASARTPDELVALARHSAAAGALEQDAAELFVRTLHLSELTAENVMTPRVDVQALEAHATAADAANLTLATGRSRFPVYRDTLDEVVGTVHIRDVLALAVADRPTTPVTDLATPPLLVPDSLPVDRLLDRLRRAHTMAVVIDEYGGTAGVATLEDIVEEIVGDVRDEHDTDETPGLVPLGPGVWEADGGVRLDELTGIGLTAPEGPYETVAGLLATALERIPAAGDTIETDGWQLTVLKVEHHRADRVRITEITEITETTQTTETTQTTEATR; the protein is encoded by the coding sequence GTGACCGAGATCCTTCTGCTTCTCCTCGCGCTGGCCCTCACGCTCGCCTGCGCGCTCTTCGTGGCCGCCGAGTTCTCCCTCACCACCGTCGAACGCGGTGAGCTGGAGCGCGCCGCCGAAGCCGGTGAGCGCGGCGCCGACAGCGCGCTGATGGCGGTGCGCCGGCTGACGTTCCAGCTCTCCGGGGCCCAACTGGGCATCACCGTCACCTCCTTGGTGATCGGCATGCTCGCCGAGCCCTCGCTGGCCGCCCTGCTGCGGAGCCCGCTCACCGCACTCGGCCTGCCCGAGGGCGCGGCGTCGACGACCGCGCTGGTGCTGGGCGTGGCCCTCTCCACGGTGGTGCTGATGGTCGCCGGGGAGCTGGTGCCCAAGAACTGGGCGATCTCCCGCCCCCTGCACGTGGCCAAGGCGGTCGCCGCCCCGCAGCGCGCCTTCACCGCCGCCTTCGCCCCGCTGATCCACCACCTCAACAACACGGCCAACCGCCTGGTGCGCCGTCTGGGCCTGGAGCCCGCCGAGGAGCTGGCCTCCGCCCGTACCCCGGACGAGCTGGTCGCGCTGGCCCGCCACTCGGCCGCCGCGGGCGCGCTGGAGCAGGACGCGGCCGAGCTGTTCGTCCGTACGCTCCATCTGAGCGAGCTGACCGCCGAGAACGTGATGACCCCGCGCGTGGACGTCCAGGCGCTGGAGGCCCACGCCACCGCCGCCGACGCCGCCAACCTCACCCTGGCCACCGGGCGTTCCCGCTTCCCCGTCTACCGCGACACCCTGGACGAGGTGGTCGGCACCGTGCACATCCGCGACGTCCTCGCCCTGGCCGTCGCCGATCGCCCCACCACCCCCGTCACCGACCTGGCCACGCCCCCGCTCCTGGTCCCCGACAGCCTCCCGGTGGACCGGCTGCTGGACCGGCTGCGCAGGGCGCACACCATGGCCGTGGTCATCGACGAGTACGGGGGCACGGCGGGGGTCGCCACCCTGGAGGACATCGTCGAGGAGATCGTCGGCGACGTACGCGACGAACACGACACCGACGAGACCCCCGGCCTGGTGCCCCTCGGCCCCGGCGTCTGGGAGGCGGACGGGGGCGTACGGCTGGACGAGCTCACCGGCATCGGGCTGACCGCCCCCGAGGGTCCGTACGAAACGGTGGCGGGCCTGCTGGCCACCGCCCTGGAGCGCATTCCTGCGGCCGGGGACACCATCGAGACCGACGGCTGGCAGCTCACGGTGCTGAAGGTGGAGCACCACCGCGCCGACCGCGTACGGATCACCGAGATCACCGAGATCACCGAGACGACCCAGACCACCGAGACGACCCAGACCACCGAGGCCACCCGATGA
- a CDS encoding SPFH domain-containing protein — protein sequence MFGYRVPAPDQAMLISGGRRGQGGAPFRVVTGHGKFVLPVFRKVRFLTLAMCEAEVEEKCVSRQGITLTVRSVIAFKVGNDTESIVNAGQRFLSDQEQMAVLTGRIFAGHLRSIIGSMTVEEIITERQKLATEVLDTSKAEMAKIGLIVDSLQIQSIDDGDTGYIDAMSAPHKAAIQRQAQIAQAQASQAAAEAEQEAARNQAEYARQTAVVQARYSAEVDRAQAEAAQAGPLAEAHAQREVLAARTELAQRAADLRQQQLVAEIVKPAEAEAERIRVVALAEAERMKIQAEAAASHGRVALDRMLIDQLPQIVKEAASGLSGANVNVLNGADGLGEIAAGLVGQGLTILDAVRRNMGTPGPKDEPKRPSGADDGAVEVR from the coding sequence ATGTTCGGTTACCGCGTGCCCGCACCCGACCAGGCGATGCTGATCTCGGGCGGCAGGCGTGGACAGGGGGGTGCGCCGTTTCGCGTGGTGACCGGGCACGGCAAGTTCGTGCTCCCGGTCTTCCGTAAGGTCCGCTTCCTGACGCTGGCGATGTGTGAGGCGGAGGTCGAGGAGAAGTGCGTCAGCCGGCAGGGCATCACGCTGACGGTGCGCTCGGTGATCGCGTTCAAGGTGGGCAATGACACCGAGTCCATCGTCAACGCGGGACAGCGCTTCCTCTCCGACCAGGAGCAGATGGCGGTGCTGACGGGCCGGATCTTCGCGGGCCATCTGCGGTCCATCATCGGCTCGATGACGGTCGAGGAGATCATCACCGAGCGGCAGAAGCTGGCCACCGAGGTGCTGGACACCTCCAAGGCGGAGATGGCGAAGATCGGTCTGATCGTGGACTCCTTGCAGATCCAGTCGATCGACGACGGCGACACCGGCTATATCGACGCGATGTCGGCCCCGCACAAGGCCGCCATCCAGCGGCAGGCCCAGATCGCCCAGGCGCAGGCCAGCCAGGCGGCGGCCGAGGCGGAGCAGGAGGCGGCGCGCAACCAGGCCGAGTACGCACGGCAGACGGCGGTGGTCCAGGCCCGGTACAGCGCCGAGGTGGACCGCGCCCAGGCCGAGGCCGCCCAGGCGGGGCCGCTGGCGGAGGCGCACGCCCAGCGGGAAGTGCTGGCCGCGCGCACCGAGTTGGCCCAGCGGGCGGCCGATCTGCGGCAGCAGCAGCTGGTGGCCGAGATCGTGAAGCCTGCGGAGGCGGAGGCCGAGCGGATCCGGGTGGTGGCGCTGGCCGAGGCGGAGCGGATGAAGATCCAGGCCGAGGCGGCGGCCTCGCACGGCCGGGTGGCGCTGGACCGCATGCTGATCGACCAACTCCCGCAGATCGTCAAGGAGGCCGCCTCCGGGCTGTCCGGGGCGAACGTCAACGTCCTCAACGGGGCCGATGGGCTGGGCGAGATCGCGGCGGGCCTGGTCGGCCAGGGGCTGACCATCCTGGACGCGGTGCGGCGCAACATGGGCACGCCGGGTCCGAAGGACGAGCCGAAGCGGCCGAGCGGGGCGGACGACGGCGCGGTCGAGGTTCGTTAG
- a CDS encoding NUDIX hydrolase yields the protein MTSDRPHRVSVAGVIVDERGRALLIKRRDGSTWEPPGGALDPDATVPDALRREILDETGVKIALPAALTGVYKDMNDLTVSLVFRCEALDGTPATGPRTRAWRWATRAEVPDLADEAYAVRILDALDATAPPAVRAHDGVTLV from the coding sequence GTGACCTCTGACCGCCCGCACCGCGTCAGCGTCGCCGGAGTCATCGTGGACGAGCGCGGCCGAGCGCTGCTGATCAAACGGCGCGACGGCAGCACCTGGGAGCCGCCGGGCGGTGCGCTCGACCCCGACGCCACCGTCCCCGACGCCCTGCGGCGCGAAATCCTCGACGAGACGGGCGTCAAGATCGCGCTCCCGGCCGCGCTCACCGGGGTCTACAAGGACATGAACGACCTCACCGTCTCCCTCGTCTTCCGCTGCGAGGCCCTCGACGGCACTCCGGCCACGGGCCCCCGCACCCGCGCCTGGCGCTGGGCCACCCGTGCCGAGGTCCCCGACCTCGCCGACGAGGCGTATGCCGTGCGCATCCTGGACGCCCTCGACGCCACCGCCCCACCGGCGGTCCGCGCCCACGACGGCGTCACGCTGGTCTGA